In one Blastococcus sp. Marseille-P5729 genomic region, the following are encoded:
- a CDS encoding LLM class flavin-dependent oxidoreductase, whose protein sequence is MRYENPLYMAEDAGSADLISGGRLQLGISRGSPEQVIDGWRYFGFQPADGEDEAQMARRHTEVLLELLKGEGFAEPNPRPMFPNPPGKLRLEPHSPGLRDRIWWGAGSRATAEWTAQQGMNLMSSTLLTEDTGVPFHQLQAEQIQRYRDAWIEAGHDREPRVSVSRSIFPLVSDEDRAYFGLETRSRDQVGNLEGGRARFGKSYAGEPDALIEQLREDEAIAAADTLLLTVPNQLGVDYNAHVIESVLTHVAPALGWR, encoded by the coding sequence ATGCGCTACGAGAACCCGCTCTACATGGCCGAGGACGCCGGGTCCGCGGACCTCATCTCCGGCGGACGTCTCCAGCTCGGCATCAGCCGCGGATCACCGGAGCAGGTCATCGACGGGTGGCGGTACTTCGGCTTCCAGCCCGCGGATGGCGAGGACGAGGCCCAGATGGCGCGGCGGCACACCGAGGTGCTGCTCGAGCTGCTGAAGGGCGAGGGCTTCGCCGAGCCTAATCCGCGGCCGATGTTCCCCAACCCGCCGGGCAAGCTGCGCCTGGAACCGCACTCACCGGGGCTGCGTGACCGCATCTGGTGGGGTGCGGGCTCGCGGGCGACCGCTGAGTGGACGGCGCAGCAGGGGATGAATTTGATGAGCTCGACGCTGCTCACCGAGGACACCGGCGTCCCGTTCCATCAGCTGCAGGCCGAGCAGATCCAGCGCTATCGGGACGCGTGGATCGAGGCCGGTCACGACCGCGAGCCGAGGGTGTCGGTCAGCCGCAGCATCTTCCCGCTGGTCAGCGACGAGGACCGCGCCTACTTCGGCCTCGAGACCCGCAGCCGCGACCAGGTGGGCAACCTCGAGGGCGGGCGGGCGCGCTTCGGCAAGAGCTATGCCGGCGAGCCGGACGCGTTGATCGAGCAGCTGCGCGAGGACGAAGCGATCGCCGCCGCCGACACCCTGCTGCTGACGGTGCCCAACCAGCTCGGCGTCGACTACAACGCCCACGTCATCGAGTCGGTCCTCACCCACGTCGCGCCGGCCCTCGGCTGGCGCTGA
- a CDS encoding Rv0909 family putative TA system antitoxin, which produces MGIGDMVNKGKDALSNVTGDEQKTDAALDKGQDFANDRFSGHDDKLQKGRDALDDRLGDKN; this is translated from the coding sequence ATGGGTATTGGAGACATGGTCAACAAGGGCAAGGACGCCCTCTCGAACGTGACGGGCGACGAGCAGAAGACCGATGCCGCGCTCGACAAGGGTCAGGACTTCGCGAACGATCGCTTCTCCGGCCACGACGACAAGCTCCAGAAGGGGCGCGACGCCCTGGACGACCGCCTTGGCGACAAGAACTAG
- a CDS encoding single-stranded DNA-binding protein, with protein sequence MAGETVITVVGNLTADPELRFTPSGAAVANFTVASTPRTFDRQTNEWKDGEALFLRCSIWRQAAENVAESLTKGARVVVTGRLKQRSYETKEGEKRTVVELEVDEIGPSLRYATAKVTRASRGSGGGGYGGGGGFGGGGQATEDPWGSAPASGGGGGFSDEPPF encoded by the coding sequence ATGGCCGGCGAGACCGTCATCACCGTGGTTGGCAACCTGACCGCCGATCCCGAGTTGCGCTTCACCCCCTCGGGTGCGGCGGTAGCCAACTTCACCGTCGCATCGACGCCGCGCACCTTCGACCGCCAGACCAACGAGTGGAAGGACGGCGAGGCGCTGTTCCTGCGCTGCTCGATCTGGCGGCAGGCGGCCGAGAACGTTGCCGAGTCGCTCACCAAGGGCGCCCGGGTCGTTGTCACCGGGCGGCTCAAGCAGCGCTCGTACGAGACCAAGGAAGGCGAGAAGCGCACCGTGGTCGAGCTCGAGGTCGACGAGATCGGTCCGTCCCTGCGTTATGCGACCGCCAAGGTAACCCGCGCCTCGCGTGGCTCCGGTGGCGGCGGCTACGGCGGTGGCGGTGGTTTCGGTGGCGGTGGCCAGGCCACCGAGGATCCGTGGGGTTCCGCGCCGGCGTCCGGCGGCGGTGGTGGATTCAGCGACGAGCCGCCTTTCTAA
- a CDS encoding sigma-70 family RNA polymerase sigma factor yields MSLTHRVTSPHPSTELPADSPSARSSIESLLAEACGATPVRRRRLQEAAVAQSLGLARALARRYQGRGEPLDDLVQVAYTGLVLAVQRYEPDNGARFSTFATPTILGELRRYFRDQAWTIRPPRRLQEDVPRVRKAAADLEQEHGSTPSAEQIAEHLEMTVEAVREAQQAGARYRLVSLEAATENGTPSAVSLVGDPRTGDIDQLTVGMSVRAMIQTLSDDEQELLRLRFYENLTQQQIADRIGVSQMQVSRLLRKSLDRLRTVADDDLAERRSA; encoded by the coding sequence ATGAGCCTGACGCATCGAGTCACGTCCCCCCATCCGTCCACCGAGCTTCCGGCCGATTCACCGTCGGCCCGGTCGTCCATCGAGTCGCTGCTCGCCGAGGCGTGCGGCGCCACCCCCGTACGGCGACGCAGGTTGCAGGAAGCCGCGGTAGCCCAATCACTGGGCTTGGCGCGCGCACTCGCGCGCCGCTACCAAGGCCGCGGCGAACCACTGGATGACCTCGTGCAGGTCGCCTACACCGGGTTGGTACTTGCCGTGCAGCGGTACGAGCCCGACAACGGCGCGCGCTTCTCCACCTTCGCCACGCCCACGATCCTGGGCGAGCTGCGCCGGTACTTCCGCGATCAGGCCTGGACCATTCGCCCTCCGCGCAGGCTGCAGGAGGACGTACCGCGGGTCCGCAAGGCCGCGGCCGACCTCGAGCAGGAGCACGGCAGCACGCCGTCCGCCGAGCAGATCGCCGAGCATCTTGAGATGACGGTCGAGGCGGTACGCGAGGCACAGCAGGCCGGTGCGCGCTACCGGCTCGTCTCGCTTGAGGCCGCCACCGAGAACGGCACACCGTCGGCCGTCAGCCTGGTCGGCGACCCCCGCACGGGCGACATCGACCAACTGACGGTCGGCATGTCGGTGCGGGCGATGATCCAGACGCTGAGTGACGACGAGCAAGAGTTGCTGCGGCTGCGGTTCTACGAGAACCTGACGCAGCAGCAGATCGCCGATCGGATCGGCGTGTCGCAGATGCAGGTCTCCCGCCTGCTGCGCAAGAGCCTCGATCGACTCCGGACGGTCGCTGACGACGACCTGGCGGAACGCCGCAGCGCATAG
- a CDS encoding helix-turn-helix transcriptional regulator — protein sequence MLTIASRLDVMNRLGRAMADPTRSRILMTLLDGPSYPAVLSRELELTRSNVSNHLTCLRDCGIVVAEPEGRQTRYEIADPHLAAALTALVDVTLAVDEHAPCLDAACTVPGCCGTGAGA from the coding sequence ATGCTGACTATTGCTTCTCGCCTCGACGTCATGAACCGGCTGGGCCGGGCCATGGCGGACCCGACGCGCTCCCGGATCCTGATGACCCTGCTGGACGGGCCGAGCTACCCGGCCGTGCTCTCGCGCGAGCTGGAGCTGACGCGTTCGAACGTGTCGAACCACCTGACCTGTCTTCGCGACTGCGGGATCGTGGTCGCCGAGCCCGAGGGTCGGCAGACGCGCTACGAGATCGCCGACCCGCACCTCGCGGCGGCGCTCACGGCGCTGGTGGACGTGACGCTGGCCGTGGACGAGCACGCGCCGTGCTTGGACGCCGCGTGCACTGTGCCGGGCTGCTGCGGGACGGGAGCGGGCGCGTGA
- a CDS encoding cation-translocating P-type ATPase, which yields MSAACGCDEPETRVGEEADEEQERPWWRDRGIMVPVLSGVAFGTGLVLEWTGAEVPALVAFWIGLLLGASTFTPGAIRKLFKGKLGIGLLMTISAVGAVILGYVEEAAALAFLYSIAEALEDKAMDRARGGLRALLKLVPETATIRRDGAPVEVAAKDLQVGQLMLVRPGERIATDGIVRTGRSSLDTSAITGESIPVEVEPGDAVSAGAINTAGALEVEATAAGTDNSLTTIVELVEQAQAEKGDRARLADRIARPLVPGVLILAALVAIIGSLLGDPELWITRALVVLVAASPCALAISVPLTVVAAIGSASRFGVIIKSGAVFERFGVIRHVAVDKTGTLTRNEPAVTAVLTADGVTEAQALAWAASLEQHSTHPLAAAITAAAPGAPAALDVTEQAGHGIEGTLDGARVTVGSPRWLDSGTLKDQVAGLEEQGMTVVIVHLDGVPVAAIGVRDELRPEVPEVVRTLAAQGVGMTMLTGDNARTARALAAQAGIGDVRAELRPEDKAAAISELGRHGSVAMIGDGINDAPALAAADIGIAMGATGSDAAIESADVAFTGHDLRLLPRAFDHARRGRHIINQNIILSLLIITALLPLALFGVLGLAAVVLVHEIAEVIVILNGLRAARMRK from the coding sequence GTGAGCGCGGCGTGCGGCTGCGACGAGCCGGAGACCCGGGTCGGCGAGGAAGCTGATGAGGAGCAGGAGCGTCCGTGGTGGCGTGACCGCGGGATCATGGTCCCGGTGCTCTCCGGCGTCGCCTTCGGCACGGGCCTGGTCCTGGAATGGACAGGGGCGGAGGTCCCGGCGCTGGTGGCGTTCTGGATCGGCCTGCTGCTGGGCGCGTCGACGTTCACCCCGGGCGCGATCCGCAAGCTGTTCAAGGGCAAGCTGGGCATCGGCCTGCTGATGACGATCAGCGCGGTCGGCGCGGTGATCCTCGGCTACGTCGAGGAGGCCGCCGCCTTGGCGTTCCTGTACTCCATCGCCGAAGCGCTGGAGGACAAGGCCATGGACCGCGCCCGCGGCGGGCTGCGGGCTCTCCTCAAGCTCGTCCCGGAGACCGCGACCATCCGGCGGGACGGCGCGCCCGTGGAGGTCGCCGCGAAGGACCTCCAGGTCGGGCAGCTCATGCTGGTGCGCCCCGGTGAGCGGATCGCGACCGACGGCATCGTCCGCACAGGTCGGTCGAGCCTGGATACCTCCGCGATCACCGGCGAGTCGATCCCGGTCGAGGTCGAGCCCGGCGACGCGGTGTCGGCCGGGGCGATCAACACCGCCGGTGCCCTGGAGGTCGAGGCGACCGCGGCGGGTACGGACAACTCGCTGACCACGATCGTGGAGCTGGTCGAGCAGGCGCAGGCCGAGAAGGGAGACCGCGCTCGGCTGGCCGACCGGATCGCCCGACCCCTCGTGCCCGGCGTGCTGATCCTCGCCGCTCTCGTCGCGATCATCGGCTCGCTGCTCGGCGACCCGGAGCTGTGGATCACCCGCGCCCTCGTGGTGCTCGTCGCCGCGTCGCCGTGCGCGCTGGCGATCTCCGTCCCGCTCACCGTCGTCGCCGCGATCGGCTCGGCGAGCCGGTTCGGCGTGATCATCAAGTCCGGTGCCGTGTTCGAGCGCTTCGGCGTGATCCGCCACGTCGCCGTCGACAAGACCGGCACCCTCACCCGCAACGAGCCCGCCGTCACCGCCGTCCTCACCGCCGACGGCGTGACCGAGGCGCAGGCCCTGGCCTGGGCGGCATCCCTGGAGCAGCACAGCACCCACCCGCTGGCCGCCGCGATCACCGCCGCCGCACCCGGAGCCCCCGCCGCCCTGGACGTCACCGAGCAGGCCGGGCACGGCATCGAAGGCACCCTCGACGGGGCCCGGGTCACCGTCGGCAGCCCTCGCTGGCTGGACTCGGGGACGCTCAAGGACCAGGTCGCGGGCCTGGAGGAGCAGGGCATGACCGTCGTCATTGTGCACCTCGACGGGGTCCCGGTCGCCGCGATCGGGGTCCGCGACGAGCTGCGCCCCGAGGTCCCAGAGGTCGTGCGCACCCTCGCGGCCCAGGGCGTCGGGATGACCATGCTCACCGGCGACAACGCCCGCACCGCCCGCGCGCTGGCCGCGCAGGCCGGGATCGGGGACGTGCGCGCCGAGCTGCGTCCCGAGGACAAGGCCGCCGCGATCAGCGAGCTGGGCAGGCACGGCTCGGTCGCGATGATCGGCGACGGCATCAACGACGCCCCCGCCCTGGCGGCCGCGGACATCGGCATCGCGATGGGCGCGACCGGCTCCGATGCCGCGATCGAGTCCGCCGACGTCGCCTTCACCGGCCACGACCTGCGGCTCCTCCCGCGGGCGTTCGACCACGCCCGCCGCGGCAGGCACATCATCAACCAGAACATCATCCTGTCCCTGCTGATCATCACCGCCCTGCTGCCGCTCGCCCTGTTCGGCGTACTCGGCCTCGCAGCGGTGGTGCTCGTGCACGAGATCGCCGAGGTGATAGTGATCCTCAACGGGCTCCGCGCCGCCAGGATGAGGAAGTAG
- the rpsR gene encoding 30S ribosomal protein S18, with protein sequence MAKPVIRKPKKKPNPLFAAEIEYIDYKDTAMLRKYISDRGKIRARRVTGVTSQQQRQLARAIKNAREMALLPYTSTAR encoded by the coding sequence ATGGCAAAGCCAGTGATTCGCAAGCCGAAGAAGAAGCCCAATCCGCTGTTCGCGGCTGAGATCGAGTACATCGATTACAAGGACACCGCGATGCTTCGCAAGTACATCTCCGACCGCGGCAAGATCCGTGCCCGCCGCGTCACCGGAGTGACCTCGCAGCAGCAGCGCCAGCTCGCCAGGGCGATCAAGAACGCCCGCGAGATGGCCCTGCTGCCCTACACGAGCACCGCTCGCTAA
- the dnaB gene encoding replicative DNA helicase has protein sequence MRGEKLLETPPDYDEPTRSEIDRQPPQDVPAEQSVLGGMMLSKDAIADVVEALQTDDYYRPAHQLIHEAILDLYGRGEPADILTVGDELTKRGQLLRIGGAAYLHTLINLVPTAANAGYYANIVAEKAVLRRLVDAGTRIVQMGYGAASGDLDTPGEVDEVVDRAQAAIYDVTERRTSEDYVVLGELIEPVISEIEMIGAHGELAGVPTGFHSLDEIINGLFPGQMIVVAARPGMGKSTLALDFVRSCSLRHNKASVIFSLEMSKSEIAMRMFSAEASIPLNRIRSGDLNDDEWSKLVLKSSEIADKPLFIDDSPNMSMMEIRAKARRLKQRHDLSLIVVDYLQLMTSGKRVESRQQEVSEFSRALKLLAKELEVPVIAISQLNRGPETRTDKKPMLSDLRESGAIEQDCDVAILINRPEVYESDTDRVGEADLIVAKHRNGPTGEALTIFQGKFSRFADAGMD, from the coding sequence ATGAGGGGAGAAAAGTTGCTCGAGACCCCACCGGACTACGACGAGCCAACGCGCAGTGAGATCGACCGGCAGCCTCCCCAGGACGTCCCGGCAGAGCAGTCCGTCCTCGGCGGCATGATGCTCTCGAAGGACGCCATCGCCGATGTCGTCGAGGCCTTGCAGACCGATGACTACTACCGGCCGGCGCACCAACTGATCCACGAGGCGATCCTCGATCTCTACGGCCGCGGTGAGCCGGCCGACATCCTGACCGTCGGAGACGAGCTGACCAAGCGCGGCCAGCTGCTGCGCATCGGTGGCGCGGCCTACCTGCACACCCTGATCAACCTCGTGCCGACGGCCGCCAACGCCGGCTACTACGCCAACATCGTCGCCGAGAAGGCGGTGCTGCGTCGGCTGGTGGACGCCGGCACCCGGATCGTGCAGATGGGCTATGGGGCGGCCAGCGGCGACCTGGACACCCCTGGCGAGGTCGATGAGGTCGTCGACCGTGCGCAGGCAGCGATCTACGACGTCACCGAACGCCGCACCAGCGAGGACTACGTCGTCCTCGGTGAGCTGATCGAGCCGGTGATCAGCGAGATCGAGATGATCGGGGCGCATGGCGAGCTGGCCGGCGTCCCCACCGGATTCCACTCCCTCGATGAGATCATCAATGGCCTGTTTCCAGGGCAGATGATCGTGGTCGCTGCCCGCCCCGGCATGGGCAAGTCCACCCTGGCGCTGGATTTCGTGCGGTCCTGCTCATTACGCCACAACAAGGCCTCGGTGATCTTCTCGCTCGAGATGAGCAAGTCCGAGATCGCGATGCGGATGTTCTCCGCGGAGGCGTCCATCCCACTGAACCGAATCCGCTCGGGTGATCTCAACGACGACGAGTGGAGCAAGCTGGTTTTGAAGAGCTCGGAGATCGCTGACAAGCCGCTGTTCATCGATGACTCGCCGAACATGTCGATGATGGAGATCCGCGCCAAGGCACGGCGCCTGAAGCAGCGTCACGACCTCAGCTTGATCGTCGTCGACTACCTGCAGCTGATGACCTCAGGCAAGCGCGTCGAGTCCCGTCAGCAGGAGGTGTCGGAATTTTCCCGTGCGCTGAAGCTGCTTGCCAAGGAGCTCGAGGTTCCGGTGATCGCGATCTCGCAGCTCAACCGTGGGCCCGAGACGCGCACCGACAAGAAGCCCATGCTGTCCGACCTGCGCGAGTCGGGTGCGATCGAGCAAGACTGCGATGTCGCGATACTGATCAACCGGCCGGAGGTCTACGAGTCCGACACCGACCGCGTGGGGGAAGCCGACCTGATCGTCGCCAAGCACCGTAACGGACCGACTGGAGAGGCGCTGACCATCTTTCAGGGCAAGTTCAGCCGCTTCGCCGATGCGGGTATGGACTAG
- a CDS encoding GAF and ANTAR domain-containing protein, with protein sequence MSASETTSIPQFEPRSLERKIGKELRDTEPGKVFQRLAELIYADSDPGAIHLALANAAVDLIDGCDHASIMVAANGRFRTVAATDQVAAHVDMLEREVGSGPCVDAIVEDNFQVDPNIEDKCQWPDLAKRLLDETPVRGMIGYRILADNRKVGALNVFSDTADALTEQSADQGAVVASFASVSFMMLSAKEQAETMSRGLDSNREIGKAIGLLMAAHRFTEDEAFELLRTTSQNLNMKISAVARKVVEGQQSQYARGERDAKPSSAL encoded by the coding sequence GTGAGCGCTTCAGAGACCACCTCGATCCCGCAGTTCGAGCCGCGCAGCCTCGAGCGAAAGATCGGCAAGGAATTGCGGGACACCGAGCCTGGCAAGGTCTTCCAACGCCTTGCCGAGCTCATCTACGCGGATTCCGATCCCGGGGCGATCCACCTCGCGCTTGCCAACGCGGCGGTCGATCTGATCGACGGCTGCGATCACGCCTCGATCATGGTCGCAGCGAACGGTCGCTTTCGCACCGTCGCCGCCACCGATCAGGTCGCCGCGCATGTGGACATGCTCGAGCGCGAGGTCGGCTCGGGCCCGTGCGTCGATGCCATCGTCGAGGACAACTTCCAGGTCGACCCCAACATCGAGGACAAGTGCCAGTGGCCCGATCTGGCCAAACGACTCCTCGACGAGACGCCGGTACGCGGCATGATCGGCTACCGGATCCTCGCCGACAACCGGAAGGTCGGGGCGCTGAACGTCTTCTCCGACACGGCGGATGCGCTCACCGAGCAGTCCGCCGATCAGGGCGCCGTGGTCGCCTCGTTCGCATCCGTGTCGTTCATGATGCTCAGCGCCAAGGAGCAGGCCGAGACGATGAGCCGCGGCCTGGACAGCAACCGCGAGATCGGCAAGGCGATCGGCCTGCTGATGGCCGCGCACCGGTTCACCGAGGACGAGGCCTTCGAGCTGCTGCGCACCACCTCGCAGAATCTCAACATGAAGATCTCCGCGGTCGCGCGCAAGGTCGTCGAAGGCCAGCAGTCGCAGTACGCACGCGGTGAGCGGGACGCAAAGCCCTCAAGCGCCCTGTAG
- a CDS encoding enoyl-CoA hydratase-related protein produces the protein MSLVQNERREHMLIITINRPEKRNAVDRALADELDQALNFLDDDDDLWCGVLTGAGPVFSAGSDLNAGGDYVTDRGGEYGIIRRTRRTPLIAAVQGPALGGGLEIALACDLIVADREAVLGLPEVKRGLIPTCAGLFRGPRALPLNIATQLALTGEPITAQQAASYGLVNRVSEPGQALDDAVAMAETICANGPLAVRLALGVIHEYVGSGDEHGFALTDQARTTVYDSEDRQEGIAAFFQKRTPRWTGR, from the coding sequence ATGAGCCTGGTCCAGAACGAACGCCGCGAGCACATGCTGATCATCACCATCAACCGCCCCGAGAAGCGCAACGCCGTCGATCGCGCGCTGGCCGACGAGCTTGATCAGGCATTGAACTTCCTCGATGACGACGATGATCTATGGTGCGGCGTGCTGACCGGTGCCGGGCCCGTGTTCAGCGCCGGCAGCGACCTGAACGCGGGCGGCGACTACGTGACCGACCGTGGCGGCGAGTACGGAATCATCCGCCGCACGCGCCGGACGCCATTGATCGCGGCCGTGCAGGGGCCCGCGCTCGGCGGCGGCCTGGAGATCGCCTTGGCGTGCGATCTCATCGTCGCGGACCGCGAGGCTGTCCTCGGGCTGCCCGAGGTCAAGCGCGGGCTGATCCCGACGTGCGCGGGGCTGTTCCGGGGTCCCCGTGCGCTTCCATTGAACATCGCGACCCAGCTGGCGCTGACCGGTGAGCCGATCACCGCCCAGCAGGCGGCGTCCTACGGCTTGGTCAACAGAGTCAGCGAGCCCGGCCAGGCGCTGGATGACGCAGTCGCGATGGCCGAGACGATTTGCGCCAACGGTCCGCTCGCGGTGCGGCTCGCGCTCGGCGTCATTCACGAGTACGTCGGATCCGGCGACGAGCACGGGTTCGCCCTCACCGACCAGGCCCGGACGACGGTCTACGACTCCGAGGACCGGCAGGAGGGTATCGCGGCGTTCTTTCAGAAGCGGACGCCGCGCTGGACCGGCCGCTGA
- the rpsF gene encoding 30S ribosomal protein S6, protein MRHYEMMVILDPQLDERTINPSLEQFLSIVKKDGGTVDNVDVWGRRRLTYEINKHAEGIYAVIDMHCEPATVAELDRQLNLNESILRTKVIRPDIR, encoded by the coding sequence GTGCGTCATTACGAAATGATGGTCATCCTCGACCCGCAGCTTGACGAGCGCACGATCAATCCCTCGCTCGAACAGTTCCTGTCGATCGTGAAGAAGGACGGCGGCACCGTCGATAACGTCGACGTGTGGGGACGTCGCCGCCTGACCTACGAGATCAACAAGCATGCCGAAGGCATCTACGCCGTCATCGACATGCATTGCGAGCCCGCGACCGTCGCCGAGCTCGACCGTCAGCTGAACCTGAACGAGTCGATCCTGCGTACCAAGGTCATCCGTCCCGACATCCGATAA
- the rplI gene encoding 50S ribosomal protein L9, with protein MSNMKLILTQEVTGLGAPGDVVEVKSGYGRNYLIPRGYAMVATKGGEKQIAQIKRAREVRGARDLDHAKQIASQLEGLSVKHAARAGSDGRLFGSVTSGDIVEAVKAAGGPELDKRRVELPSQIKSTGTHDVNVKIHDEVTGSFKIEVVAAS; from the coding sequence ATGTCGAACATGAAGCTGATCCTCACCCAGGAGGTCACCGGTCTCGGTGCCCCCGGCGATGTCGTCGAGGTCAAGAGCGGTTACGGCCGCAATTACCTGATCCCGCGCGGCTACGCGATGGTCGCCACCAAGGGCGGCGAGAAGCAGATCGCCCAGATCAAGCGCGCCCGTGAGGTCCGCGGCGCCCGCGACCTCGACCACGCCAAGCAGATCGCCTCGCAGCTGGAGGGCCTGAGCGTCAAGCACGCAGCCCGCGCCGGCTCCGACGGCCGCCTGTTCGGCTCGGTCACCTCCGGTGACATCGTCGAGGCCGTCAAGGCCGCAGGCGGCCCGGAGCTGGACAAGCGCCGCGTCGAGCTGCCCTCGCAGATCAAGTCGACCGGCACCCACGACGTCAACGTCAAGATCCACGACGAGGTCACCGGCTCGTTCAAGATCGAGGTCGTCGCCGCGAGCTAG
- a CDS encoding fructosamine kinase family protein, giving the protein MGIFRKSGSTPPRYFAWEAAGLRWLAEGPTPVVDVLDVGEGHLDLVELGAVAPTPEAAEEFGRRLAQTHDLGAPAYGAPPPGWSGPGYFGPADDVFELPLAPYATWSEHYAHTMIEPLAERTPLPNGVRSSLRELTALIGTGELDTGEPPARIHGDLWSGNLMWTADGATLIDPAAHGGHREADLAMLALFGAPHLERIVAAYDEQRPLADGWQDRVAVHQVFALLAHVALFGSGYLAMLERAILPFVGRV; this is encoded by the coding sequence ATGGGCATCTTCCGCAAGTCGGGCAGCACCCCGCCGCGCTACTTCGCCTGGGAGGCGGCAGGTCTGCGCTGGCTGGCCGAGGGACCGACACCGGTCGTCGATGTCCTCGATGTCGGGGAGGGTCATCTGGACCTCGTCGAGCTGGGCGCGGTCGCGCCGACGCCGGAGGCCGCGGAGGAGTTCGGCCGCCGCCTCGCCCAGACTCATGACCTCGGAGCGCCGGCGTACGGCGCACCCCCGCCGGGATGGAGCGGACCGGGTTACTTCGGTCCGGCCGACGACGTCTTCGAGTTGCCCCTCGCGCCGTACGCCACATGGAGTGAGCACTACGCGCACACCATGATCGAGCCGCTCGCCGAGCGCACCCCGCTCCCGAACGGCGTACGCAGCTCGCTTCGCGAGCTCACCGCACTCATCGGCACCGGCGAGCTGGACACCGGAGAGCCGCCGGCGAGGATTCACGGCGATCTATGGTCGGGCAACCTGATGTGGACGGCGGACGGCGCCACGCTCATCGATCCAGCGGCGCACGGCGGCCACCGCGAGGCCGACTTGGCCATGCTCGCGCTGTTCGGCGCGCCGCACCTGGAGCGCATCGTCGCGGCGTACGACGAACAGCGGCCGCTGGCCGATGGATGGCAGGACCGCGTCGCCGTTCACCAGGTGTTTGCGCTGCTGGCGCACGTCGCCTTGTTTGGTTCCGGTTATCTCGCGATGCTCGAACGCGCGATTTTGCCCTTTGTTGGCCGCGTCTAA